Proteins from one Niallia circulans genomic window:
- the lepB gene encoding signal peptidase I, translating into MAKKKKNEIWEWGKALVIAVILAVVIRSFLFAPIVVDGESMMPTLHNSDRMIVNKVNYKVSDPKRFDIIVFHAPEGKDYIKRVIGLPGDTIEYKDDVLYVNGKAYKEPYLDEYKKQVTDGPLTESFKLEDKIGQSTVPEGELFVMGDNRRDSKDSRHIGTIPYEKVLGNTSMIYWPISDIKLVN; encoded by the coding sequence ATGGCAAAGAAAAAGAAAAACGAGATATGGGAATGGGGTAAGGCGTTAGTAATCGCAGTTATATTGGCCGTTGTGATTCGCTCCTTTTTATTTGCTCCGATTGTAGTGGACGGGGAATCGATGATGCCTACATTACATAATTCAGACCGAATGATTGTAAATAAAGTAAATTACAAAGTAAGTGATCCTAAACGCTTTGATATTATCGTATTCCATGCACCAGAAGGAAAGGATTATATTAAAAGAGTAATCGGTTTGCCTGGTGATACAATAGAGTACAAGGATGACGTACTATACGTGAATGGCAAGGCTTATAAAGAGCCGTATTTGGATGAATACAAAAAACAGGTTACAGATGGTCCCTTAACAGAATCCTTTAAGCTGGAAGACAAAATTGGTCAAAGTACTGTTCCAGAAGGAGAGTTATTCGTTATGGGTGATAACCGCCGTGACAGCAAGGACAGCCGTCATATCGGGACAATCCCTTATGAGAAGGTTCTTGGCAATACGAGCATGATTTACTGGCCAATATCAGACATTAAATTAGTGAACTAA
- the rimM gene encoding ribosome maturation factor RimM (Essential for efficient processing of 16S rRNA) has protein sequence MEKWFNVGKVVNTHGIRGELRVISRTDFPEERYKVGNSIYFFGEGKKEPSELKVKTQRPHKNFHLLTFEGYDNVNEVEFMKGGTLKVPESFLGELPENEYYFHEIIGCKVETVEGDEIGVISEILTPGANDVWVIKTTKKTEVLIPYIEEVVMKVDVKEKLVVIEPMEGLLS, from the coding sequence ATGGAAAAATGGTTTAATGTAGGCAAGGTTGTCAATACACATGGAATACGCGGAGAGCTTCGCGTCATTTCACGCACAGATTTTCCTGAAGAAAGATATAAAGTCGGAAACTCCATTTATTTCTTTGGAGAAGGAAAAAAGGAGCCAAGCGAGCTAAAAGTAAAAACACAACGTCCGCATAAAAACTTTCATCTGTTGACATTTGAAGGCTATGATAATGTTAATGAAGTAGAGTTTATGAAGGGTGGCACATTAAAGGTACCTGAGAGCTTTTTAGGAGAGTTACCAGAGAATGAGTACTATTTCCATGAAATCATTGGCTGTAAGGTGGAAACAGTTGAAGGTGACGAGATAGGTGTCATTTCAGAGATCCTAACACCTGGTGCGAACGATGTATGGGTGATTAAGACTACTAAAAAAACGGAAGTCTTGATTCCTTATATTGAAGAGGTTGTCATGAAAGTGGATGTGAAAGAAAAGCTAGTTGTCATTGAGCCAATGGAGGGGCTGTTATCGTAA
- a CDS encoding KH domain-containing protein: MKELIETIVKPLVDFPDDVAIQVTEDDDRIIYLLSVNKNDMGKVIGKQGRVAKAIRTIVYAAGSQQHKKLVLEIGE, from the coding sequence ATGAAGGAGTTAATTGAAACGATTGTTAAGCCCCTTGTAGATTTTCCGGATGATGTTGCGATACAAGTTACTGAAGACGATGATCGAATCATTTACTTGCTTTCTGTCAACAAGAATGACATGGGAAAGGTAATTGGGAAGCAAGGGCGGGTTGCGAAAGCAATCCGGACGATTGTTTACGCTGCTGGGTCACAGCAGCACAAAAAGCTGGTCTTAGAGATTGGCGAATAA
- the ffh gene encoding signal recognition particle protein, whose amino-acid sequence MAFEGLADRLQNTIQKIRGKGKVNEADVKEMMREVRLALLEADVNFKVVKEFVKKVSERAVGQEVMKSLTPGQQVIKVVKEELTELMGGEQSKIAVSNRPPTVIMMVGLQGAGKTTTTGKLANLLRKKHNRKPLLVAADIYRPAAIKQLETLGKQLDFPVFSLGDQVSPVEIAKQAIAKAKEDHHDYVLIDTAGRLHVDEALMDELKQIKELSNPDEIFLVVDAMTGQDAVNVASSFNEQLGLTGVVLTKLDGDTRGGAALSIRSVTQTPIKFVGLGEKMDALEAFHPERMASRILGMGDVLSLIEKAQMNVDEEKAKELEMKMKTASFTLDDFLEQLGQVRNMGPLDELLKMMPGANKIKGLDNLQVDEKQIGHVEAIIRSMTKAEKEHPEIINSSRRKRIAKGSGRTVPEVNRLLKQFEDMKKMMKQMTGMTQKGKKKGKFKLPFNPF is encoded by the coding sequence ATGGCATTTGAAGGTTTAGCTGACCGACTGCAGAATACGATCCAGAAGATCCGCGGAAAAGGGAAAGTAAATGAAGCGGATGTTAAGGAAATGATGCGTGAAGTCCGACTTGCATTGCTTGAGGCGGATGTTAACTTTAAGGTAGTCAAGGAGTTTGTTAAAAAAGTCAGTGAGCGTGCTGTTGGACAAGAGGTTATGAAAAGTTTAACCCCAGGTCAACAGGTCATTAAGGTTGTTAAAGAAGAGCTTACGGAGCTGATGGGTGGAGAACAAAGTAAAATTGCTGTATCCAACCGTCCGCCGACTGTCATTATGATGGTTGGTTTGCAAGGTGCCGGTAAGACGACGACAACTGGAAAATTGGCTAATCTGCTGCGTAAAAAGCATAATAGAAAGCCGTTGCTAGTTGCGGCAGACATATATCGTCCTGCTGCTATTAAACAGCTGGAAACACTGGGTAAACAGCTCGATTTTCCTGTTTTTTCACTTGGAGATCAAGTCAGTCCTGTTGAGATTGCGAAACAGGCGATTGCAAAAGCGAAGGAAGATCATCATGATTATGTTTTAATTGATACGGCAGGTCGACTGCATGTTGATGAAGCATTGATGGACGAGTTGAAGCAAATTAAAGAGCTTTCTAATCCAGATGAAATATTCCTTGTTGTGGATGCGATGACAGGTCAGGATGCAGTCAATGTGGCAAGCAGCTTTAACGAGCAGCTTGGTCTGACAGGTGTCGTATTAACGAAGCTGGATGGTGACACTCGAGGCGGGGCGGCATTATCTATTCGTTCTGTTACACAAACTCCGATTAAGTTTGTCGGTTTAGGTGAAAAGATGGATGCACTTGAGGCATTCCATCCAGAGCGTATGGCATCACGTATTCTTGGAATGGGTGATGTGTTAAGCCTTATCGAAAAAGCACAAATGAATGTCGATGAAGAAAAGGCAAAAGAGCTGGAAATGAAAATGAAAACAGCTTCCTTTACTTTAGATGACTTCTTAGAACAGCTTGGACAGGTACGCAACATGGGGCCGCTTGATGAGCTGCTGAAAATGATGCCGGGAGCTAACAAAATCAAGGGCTTGGATAACCTTCAAGTTGATGAAAAGCAAATCGGCCATGTGGAAGCAATTATTCGCTCCATGACAAAGGCAGAAAAAGAACACCCTGAGATTATCAACTCAAGCAGACGCAAGCGTATTGCTAAAGGGAGCGGCAGAACGGTTCCTGAAGTAAATAGGCTGTTGAAACAGTTTGAGGATATGAAAAAAATGATGAAACAAATGACGGGTATGACCCAAAAAGGCAAGAAAAAAGGCAAGTTTAAATTACCATTTAACCCTTTTTAA
- a CDS encoding EscU/YscU/HrcU family type III secretion system export apparatus switch protein, which translates to MKANDKERRQAVALSYKQQQHAAPVVAAKGKGLIADNIIKKAQESGVPIQEDPSLVELLGKLNIQEQVPEDLYQAVAEVFAFIYKLDKTYGAESDN; encoded by the coding sequence ATGAAGGCAAATGACAAGGAAAGGCGGCAAGCTGTTGCCCTCAGCTATAAACAGCAACAGCACGCTGCGCCAGTTGTAGCAGCAAAGGGAAAGGGGCTGATTGCTGATAATATTATTAAAAAGGCACAGGAAAGCGGTGTGCCAATTCAGGAAGACCCATCACTAGTAGAACTGCTTGGCAAGCTAAATATACAGGAGCAAGTCCCTGAAGACTTGTATCAGGCAGTGGCTGAGGTTTTTGCTTTCATCTATAAGCTTGATAAAACATATGGAGCGGAGTCTGATAACTAG
- the trmD gene encoding tRNA (guanosine(37)-N1)-methyltransferase TrmD: MRVDVLTLFPEMFEGVFNSSILKKAKEAEKVSYGVTNFREYSDNKHQSVDDYPYGGGAGMVLKPQPIFDAVDDLQTKSGTKPKVILMCPQGERYTQKKAEELAKEEHLIFICGHYEGYDERIREHLATDEISIGDYVLTGGELGAMVVIDSVVRLLPGVLGSEASHVNDSFSTGLLEHPHYTRPADFRGMKVPATLTSGNHAHIDEWREKESLKRTLERRPDLLENYPLTDKQQKLLNDLQKNK, translated from the coding sequence ATGAGAGTAGATGTATTAACGCTGTTTCCAGAAATGTTTGAGGGTGTGTTTAACAGCTCTATCCTGAAAAAAGCAAAAGAGGCAGAGAAAGTATCCTACGGTGTCACAAACTTCCGGGAATACTCTGATAATAAGCACCAGTCTGTTGATGATTATCCGTATGGCGGAGGTGCGGGGATGGTCCTCAAACCGCAGCCGATTTTTGATGCGGTCGACGATTTGCAAACAAAAAGCGGGACTAAGCCGAAAGTAATCCTTATGTGTCCTCAAGGTGAGCGTTATACCCAAAAAAAAGCGGAAGAGCTTGCAAAGGAAGAGCATTTAATTTTCATTTGCGGTCATTATGAAGGCTATGATGAGCGAATTCGCGAGCATTTAGCAACAGACGAGATATCAATTGGTGATTATGTGCTAACAGGCGGCGAGCTCGGAGCGATGGTAGTGATTGATAGTGTTGTCAGACTCCTTCCAGGGGTGTTAGGAAGCGAGGCGTCCCATGTGAATGATTCCTTCAGCACAGGACTGCTTGAGCACCCGCATTATACCCGTCCTGCTGATTTCAGAGGGATGAAGGTGCCTGCCACACTAACGTCAGGAAATCACGCGCATATTGACGAGTGGAGAGAAAAGGAGTCGCTGAAAAGGACGCTTGAAAGACGTCCGGATCTTCTCGAAAACTACCCGTTAACAGATAAACAGCAAAAACTATTAAATGATTTGCAGAAAAACAAATAA
- the rplS gene encoding 50S ribosomal protein L19, whose protein sequence is MQKLIEDITKEQLRSDLPAFRPGDTVRVHVKVVEGTRERIQVYEGVVIKRRGGGISETFTVRKVSYGVGVERAFPVHTPKIAKLEVIRRGKVRRAKLYYLRNLRGKKARIKEIR, encoded by the coding sequence ATGCAAAAATTAATAGAAGATATCACAAAAGAACAACTTCGTTCAGATCTTCCTGCGTTCCGTCCTGGTGACACTGTACGTGTACACGTTAAAGTTGTCGAGGGTACTCGCGAGCGTATTCAGGTTTATGAAGGTGTTGTGATTAAGCGTCGTGGTGGTGGAATCAGCGAAACTTTTACAGTACGTAAAGTTTCTTACGGAGTAGGCGTTGAGCGTGCTTTCCCAGTTCATACACCAAAAATTGCGAAGCTTGAAGTTATTCGCCGCGGTAAAGTCCGTCGTGCTAAACTTTACTACCTACGTAACCTACGTGGTAAAAAAGCTCGTATTAAAGAAATTCGATAA
- a CDS encoding ribonuclease HII, with translation MALATLKEIKGILEKITDKQDPYWEQLKEDKRVGVQKLITSWEKQKEKEVQLHNRFIELCIYETEIREQGYTYIAGIDEVGRGPLAGPVVTAAVILPENFYLPGIDDSKKLSEAKREQYYEIIQKEAISIGVGIIEPAEIDRINIYEATKKGMLAAVQNLAQQPDFLLIDAMKLNVPYPSKSIIKGDSKSISIAAASIIAKVTRDEMMKKLDKEFPAYCFANNMGYGTKEHLLALESDGYTIHHRKSFSPIKEMAMENRGI, from the coding sequence GTGGCATTGGCAACATTAAAGGAAATTAAGGGGATACTGGAAAAGATAACAGACAAACAAGACCCTTATTGGGAGCAATTAAAGGAAGACAAACGAGTTGGAGTGCAAAAGCTGATAACTTCATGGGAAAAGCAAAAGGAAAAGGAAGTGCAGCTTCACAACCGTTTTATAGAGCTTTGTATATATGAAACAGAAATAAGAGAACAAGGGTATACATATATTGCTGGCATTGATGAAGTGGGTAGGGGACCCCTAGCAGGACCAGTTGTGACCGCTGCAGTCATACTTCCTGAAAACTTCTATCTGCCAGGAATAGATGATTCAAAAAAGCTGTCTGAAGCAAAAAGAGAGCAGTACTATGAAATTATTCAAAAGGAAGCAATTTCAATCGGTGTTGGTATTATCGAACCGGCGGAAATTGATCGTATTAACATTTATGAGGCGACAAAAAAAGGAATGCTTGCAGCTGTACAAAATCTCGCTCAGCAGCCGGACTTTTTACTGATTGATGCTATGAAGCTAAATGTTCCGTATCCAAGCAAATCGATAATAAAAGGAGACAGTAAAAGTATTTCCATTGCAGCAGCGAGTATAATCGCAAAGGTAACAAGAGACGAGATGATGAAAAAGCTTGATAAAGAATTTCCTGCCTATTGTTTCGCGAATAATATGGGATATGGCACAAAAGAGCATCTACTTGCGTTAGAGTCGGATGGCTATACGATACATCACCGTAAAAGCTTTTCCCCGATAAAGGAAATGGCTATGGAGAATAGGGGCATTTAA
- a CDS encoding YlqD family protein produces the protein MQILHTVTVKQILTEKTKQASEKKISQELLQLEKECEQLKFEEKKLLKGNHSVNAVKQHISKELAQREQKKKTLEFQLAQLHILPLGSELKSQELTGIVDINIGDVWDERLLHKTILLKDGKVVDIR, from the coding sequence ATGCAGATTCTCCACACTGTCACAGTCAAACAAATATTGACCGAAAAAACGAAACAAGCATCAGAGAAGAAAATCTCGCAAGAACTGCTTCAGCTTGAAAAAGAATGCGAACAACTTAAATTTGAGGAAAAAAAACTGCTCAAAGGCAACCATTCCGTAAATGCTGTTAAACAGCATATAAGCAAGGAACTTGCTCAAAGAGAGCAAAAAAAGAAAACACTAGAGTTTCAATTAGCACAATTACATATACTACCATTGGGCAGTGAACTGAAAAGTCAAGAGCTTACTGGGATAGTTGATATAAATATAGGAGATGTTTGGGATGAGCGCTTGCTCCACAAAACAATTCTTCTGAAAGACGGAAAAGTCGTAGATATACGGTAG
- a CDS encoding putative DNA-binding protein, with product MLEKTTRMNYLFDFYQSLLTPKQRSYMSLYYLDDYSLGEIADEYDVSRQAVYDNIKRTEAMLEEYENKLLLLQKFQERNTLFIHIKELLKDDTPSVSALLEAVCELEKLD from the coding sequence ATGCTTGAAAAAACAACACGAATGAATTATCTGTTTGATTTCTATCAGTCGTTGTTGACACCGAAGCAACGAAGTTACATGTCTCTTTATTATTTAGATGATTATTCTCTTGGTGAAATTGCGGATGAGTATGACGTTAGTCGTCAAGCTGTTTATGATAATATTAAACGGACAGAAGCGATGCTGGAGGAATATGAAAATAAATTACTCTTACTTCAAAAGTTTCAAGAGCGTAATACTCTTTTTATACATATAAAAGAGTTATTAAAGGATGATACTCCTTCGGTTTCAGCATTGCTGGAAGCAGTTTGCGAGCTGGAGAAATTAGATTAA
- the rpsP gene encoding 30S ribosomal protein S16, whose amino-acid sequence MAVKIRLKRMGAKKTPFYRIVVADSRSPRDGRFIETVGTYNPVANPAIVDINEEKALQWLQNGAKPSDTVRNLFSNEGIMEKFHNIKNGK is encoded by the coding sequence ATGGCAGTAAAAATTCGTTTAAAACGTATGGGAGCTAAAAAGACTCCTTTCTATCGTATTGTAGTAGCAGATTCTCGTTCACCACGTGATGGACGTTTCATTGAAACAGTAGGAACTTACAATCCAGTAGCAAACCCTGCTATCGTGGATATCAACGAAGAGAAAGCTCTACAATGGTTACAAAATGGTGCTAAGCCATCTGATACAGTTCGTAACCTTTTCTCTAACGAAGGTATCATGGAGAAATTCCACAACATCAAAAACGGTAAGTAA
- a CDS encoding DUF4064 domain-containing protein, giving the protein MSLNLRAPRILGIVSFVLLLIGFLISILLYTQIDSFGALRDAMIETVNSDPTLQESIGLTNESATAEEITDEAMAYLKNVLLIPVIYSVIACAATLFSIIMMNRMPRTSGVLFIIIGVISLLSIIIPILLITAGVMILNRSSKYNKEAGIPA; this is encoded by the coding sequence ATGAGTCTTAATTTACGAGCGCCAAGAATTTTAGGCATTGTGTCCTTTGTGTTATTGTTAATCGGATTTTTAATATCCATTTTGCTTTATACACAAATAGATAGCTTTGGTGCATTAAGAGATGCAATGATAGAAACTGTCAATTCAGATCCTACTTTGCAAGAAAGTATTGGACTAACTAATGAGTCAGCTACTGCAGAGGAAATTACAGATGAGGCAATGGCGTATTTAAAAAATGTTTTGCTAATTCCTGTTATCTATTCTGTAATTGCTTGCGCAGCAACTTTATTTAGCATAATTATGATGAACAGAATGCCTCGTACAAGCGGTGTACTCTTCATTATCATCGGAGTAATTTCCCTTCTTTCTATCATTATTCCAATCCTGTTAATTACAGCAGGTGTTATGATTCTTAACAGATCGTCAAAATACAATAAGGAAGCGGGCATACCCGCTTAA
- the dprA gene encoding DNA-processing protein DprA: MVHDLRETLIVLHHCRKMTWKRIFTILKSDQGLHFLHDSCLPNTKFLEKETIEDFYSHTLHQQIQQYTQQGIHIITYFDPSYPSLLKEIYQPPWVLYAKGDLSLLQQPRQLAIVGSRDATVYSRRAVKAIMQELVNEEVVIVSGLAAGVDALAHETALEFNGKTIGILAGGFKHIYPKHNLPLAEKMMKTQLLLSEYPPFTRPQKWQFPMRNRIISGITKGTLVVEAKRKSGSLITANLALQEGRDVFAIPGSIFSKYSEGTNDLIKHGAKLVTNAADILEEWEFTT; encoded by the coding sequence CTGGTACATGATTTAAGAGAAACATTAATTGTGCTACATCATTGCCGGAAAATGACATGGAAAAGAATCTTTACCATATTGAAATCAGATCAAGGACTGCACTTCCTCCACGATAGCTGCCTCCCAAACACAAAATTCCTCGAAAAAGAAACCATCGAAGACTTTTACTCCCATACCCTCCATCAGCAAATTCAGCAATATACCCAGCAAGGAATTCACATCATCACCTATTTTGATCCCTCTTATCCAAGTTTATTAAAGGAAATATATCAGCCGCCCTGGGTGCTTTATGCAAAAGGAGATCTATCTTTATTACAACAGCCCAGGCAGTTGGCAATAGTAGGCTCCCGTGATGCCACAGTATACAGCAGGCGTGCGGTAAAGGCAATAATGCAAGAGCTTGTCAATGAGGAGGTCGTCATTGTAAGCGGGCTTGCTGCTGGTGTGGATGCTCTCGCACATGAAACGGCACTCGAATTTAACGGCAAAACAATTGGAATTCTTGCTGGCGGCTTTAAGCATATTTACCCTAAGCATAATTTGCCGTTAGCAGAGAAAATGATGAAAACACAGCTTTTGTTGTCTGAATATCCTCCCTTTACAAGACCCCAAAAATGGCAGTTTCCTATGCGCAACAGAATTATCAGTGGTATAACAAAAGGTACGCTTGTAGTAGAGGCAAAAAGAAAAAGCGGCTCGCTAATAACAGCAAATCTCGCCTTACAAGAAGGTAGGGACGTGTTTGCTATTCCTGGCAGCATTTTCAGCAAATATTCAGAAGGAACGAATGATTTGATTAAGCATGGGGCAAAGCTAGTAACAAATGCAGCAGATATATTGGAAGAATGGGAATTTACAACCTAA
- the ylqF gene encoding ribosome biogenesis GTPase YlqF, translating into MTIQWFPGHMAKARRQVTEKLKLVDIIFELVDARIPQSSRNPMIDEIIQHKPRIVLLNKADMADGERTKQWIAHFKKQGIQALAINSQAGVGMKEITALANVVLAEKFDRMKAKGIRPRAIRAMIVGIPNAGKSTLINRLAKKNIAKTGNTPGVTKAQQWIKVGKELELLDTPGILWPKFEDQSVGLKLALTGAIKDTILNLQDIAIYGLRFLEKEYPERLKERFQLQEISEDIVELFDRIGEVRGCLTGGAVVDYDKVTELVIREIRNEKFGRLTFEQPSDFDVQED; encoded by the coding sequence TTGACAATACAATGGTTTCCTGGCCATATGGCCAAAGCAAGACGACAAGTAACAGAGAAATTAAAGCTTGTTGACATCATTTTTGAATTAGTGGATGCAAGAATTCCTCAGTCTTCCAGAAATCCGATGATTGATGAGATCATCCAGCATAAGCCAAGAATTGTTTTACTGAACAAGGCAGACATGGCTGATGGCGAAAGAACAAAACAATGGATTGCTCATTTTAAAAAGCAAGGCATACAAGCACTTGCGATAAATTCGCAGGCTGGTGTCGGAATGAAGGAAATTACGGCATTGGCTAATGTAGTGCTTGCAGAGAAGTTTGATAGAATGAAGGCAAAAGGCATAAGACCTCGTGCAATCAGAGCGATGATTGTCGGAATTCCAAATGCAGGAAAATCTACATTAATTAACAGGCTTGCCAAAAAGAATATTGCTAAAACAGGCAATACTCCCGGTGTAACAAAGGCACAGCAGTGGATTAAGGTAGGGAAGGAATTAGAGCTTCTTGATACCCCAGGGATTCTCTGGCCGAAGTTTGAGGATCAGAGTGTTGGATTAAAGCTTGCGTTAACTGGTGCTATTAAAGATACAATTCTTAACTTGCAGGATATTGCTATTTATGGATTGCGATTTTTAGAAAAGGAATATCCTGAAAGGCTGAAGGAGCGTTTTCAGCTTCAAGAAATATCAGAAGACATTGTTGAGCTGTTTGACAGAATCGGTGAAGTGCGCGGCTGCCTTACAGGTGGAGCGGTTGTCGATTATGACAAGGTTACAGAATTGGTTATTAGAGAAATTAGAAATGAAAAGTTTGGCAGATTAACATTCGAACAACCAAGTGATTTCGATGTGCAAGAAGATTAA
- the sucC gene encoding ADP-forming succinate--CoA ligase subunit beta, translating into MNIHEYQGKEILALNGVAVPKGSVAFTVEEALFAAEHLNSDAWVVKAQIHAGGRGKAGGVKVAKSLEEVKQYAEQILGSTLVTHQTGPEGKVVKRLLIEEGCRIKKEYYIGFVVDRSTSRIVLMASEEGGTEIEEIAETQPEKIIKEVIDPLTGLTPFQARRVAFAINIPGPQVNKAVSFMTGLYRVFCEKDCSIAEINPLVLTEEGDVMALDAKLNFDSNALYRHKDILAYRDLDEEDEKELEASKFDLSYIALNGNIGCMVNGAGLAMATMDIVKHYGGEPANFLDVGGGATAEKVTEAFKIILSDEKVKGIFVNIFGGIMKCDIIAEGIVEAAKQVSLQVPLVVRLEGTNVELGQKILSESGINIISASSMADGAEKIVSYVQKGGEINEHIHQ; encoded by the coding sequence ATGAATATTCACGAATATCAAGGGAAAGAAATTCTAGCATTAAATGGTGTAGCTGTCCCTAAAGGAAGTGTTGCATTTACCGTTGAAGAGGCCCTATTTGCAGCAGAGCATCTTAACAGTGATGCATGGGTTGTTAAGGCGCAAATTCATGCTGGAGGCAGAGGAAAAGCCGGTGGTGTTAAGGTTGCGAAATCTCTTGAAGAAGTTAAGCAATACGCAGAACAGATTTTGGGGAGCACGCTTGTAACACATCAGACTGGACCTGAAGGTAAGGTTGTTAAGCGTTTGCTGATTGAAGAAGGCTGCCGTATCAAAAAAGAATATTATATTGGCTTTGTAGTCGACCGTTCTACTTCTCGTATTGTATTAATGGCGTCTGAAGAAGGCGGTACAGAAATCGAAGAAATAGCTGAAACACAGCCTGAGAAAATCATTAAAGAAGTAATTGACCCATTAACAGGTCTTACTCCTTTCCAAGCAAGACGTGTTGCATTTGCAATCAATATTCCTGGTCCTCAAGTAAATAAAGCTGTTTCATTCATGACAGGACTTTATCGCGTGTTTTGTGAGAAGGATTGTTCTATTGCAGAAATTAACCCTCTTGTTTTGACAGAAGAAGGTGATGTGATGGCACTTGATGCAAAGCTGAACTTTGACTCTAATGCACTTTACAGACATAAGGACATTCTTGCATACCGTGACTTGGATGAAGAGGATGAGAAGGAGCTCGAAGCTTCGAAATTTGACTTGAGCTATATCGCTTTAAATGGAAATATCGGCTGTATGGTAAACGGAGCTGGTTTGGCGATGGCTACAATGGATATCGTGAAGCATTATGGCGGAGAGCCGGCAAACTTCCTTGATGTTGGCGGCGGCGCTACGGCTGAAAAAGTTACAGAAGCATTTAAAATCATTTTGTCCGATGAAAAAGTTAAGGGCATTTTTGTTAATATATTCGGTGGAATTATGAAATGCGATATCATCGCTGAGGGTATCGTTGAAGCAGCAAAACAGGTGAGCCTGCAGGTGCCGCTTGTTGTTAGGCTGGAAGGAACGAATGTGGAGCTTGGCCAAAAGATTTTGAGCGAATCAGGCATCAATATCATTTCTGCTAGTTCCATGGCAGATGGTGCCGAAAAGATCGTGTCATATGTACAAAAAGGGGGAGAAATCAATGAGCATATTCATCAATAA
- the sucD gene encoding succinate--CoA ligase subunit alpha yields MSIFINKETKVIVQGITGATALFHTKQMLEYGTKIVAGVTPGKGGTAVEGVPVFNTMKEAVAATNATVSVNYVPAPFAADAIMEAVDAELELTICITEHIPVLDMVKVRRYMEGRKTRLIGPNCPGVITPDECKIGIMPGYIHTKGHVGVVSRSGTLTYEAVHQLTQAGIGQSTAVGIGGDPVNGTDFIDVLKKFNEDEDTYAVIMIGEIGGTAEEEAAEWVKANMTKPVVGFIGGRTAPPGKRMGHAGAIISGGKGTADEKIKTMNECGIKVAPTPAEMGATLIEVLKETDLFDKCKTHKVEESRV; encoded by the coding sequence ATGAGCATATTCATCAATAAAGAAACGAAAGTCATTGTTCAAGGTATTACAGGAGCAACGGCTCTTTTTCATACGAAGCAAATGCTCGAATATGGCACGAAAATTGTCGCTGGTGTAACGCCTGGAAAAGGCGGAACAGCAGTAGAGGGTGTTCCTGTTTTTAACACAATGAAAGAAGCTGTTGCAGCAACAAATGCAACAGTATCTGTCAACTATGTGCCTGCCCCGTTTGCAGCAGATGCAATCATGGAAGCTGTTGATGCAGAGCTAGAGTTGACGATTTGTATAACAGAGCATATCCCTGTTTTAGATATGGTAAAGGTTAGACGCTATATGGAAGGTAGAAAAACAAGATTAATAGGCCCGAACTGTCCGGGTGTCATCACTCCAGATGAGTGCAAGATTGGAATTATGCCTGGATATATCCATACAAAGGGTCATGTTGGCGTTGTTTCCCGTTCAGGTACTTTGACATACGAAGCGGTTCATCAGCTTACACAGGCAGGAATAGGCCAGTCTACGGCAGTAGGAATTGGTGGAGACCCTGTTAATGGAACAGACTTTATTGACGTGTTGAAGAAGTTCAATGAGGATGAAGACACATATGCGGTTATTATGATTGGTGAAATAGGCGGAACAGCAGAAGAAGAAGCTGCTGAGTGGGTCAAAGCCAATATGACTAAACCTGTTGTTGGCTTTATCGGTGGAAGAACTGCACCTCCAGGAAAAAGAATGGGTCATGCAGGTGCAATCATTTCAGGTGGTAAGGGTACTGCAGATGAAAAGATCAAGACAATGAATGAGTGCGGAATCAAGGTAGCCCCAACACCTGCTGAGATGGGTGCGACATTGATTGAAGTGTTGAAGGAAACGGATCTTTTCGACAAATGCAAAACGCATAAGGTGGAAGAAAGCAGAGTCTAA